In a genomic window of Gossypium arboreum isolate Shixiya-1 chromosome 7, ASM2569848v2, whole genome shotgun sequence:
- the LOC108470512 gene encoding ras-related protein RABB1c-like encodes MSYAYLFKYIIIGDTGVGKSCLLLQFTDKRFQPVHDLTIGVEFGARMITIENKPIKLQIWDTAGQESFRSITRSYYRGAAGALLVYDITRRETFNHLTSWLEEARQHANANMTVMLIGNKCDLSHRRAVSTEEGEQFAREHGLIFMEASAKTAQNVEEAFLSTASKIYKKIQDGVIDISNESYGIKIGHVSQASSFGGRDGSASQPGGCCS; translated from the exons ATGTCCTACGCTTACCTCTTCAAGTACATTATCATTGGAGATACTG GAGTTGGAAAATCATGtcttcttttgcaattcaccgaCAAACGGTTTCAGCCTGTTCATGATTTAACCATTGGTGTTGAATTTGGAGCCAGAATGATCACTATTGAGAACAAGCCAATAAAGCTTCAGATATGGGATACG GCAGGCCAAGAATCATTCAGATCTATTACAAGGTCTTACTACCGTGGAGCTGCTGGTGCACTTTTAGTTTACGATATTACTAG GAGGGAGACTTTTAATCACTTGACTAGCTGGTTGGAGGAAGCAAGGCAGCATGCAAATGCAAACATGACTGTCATGCTTATTGGCAACAAGTGTGATTTGTCTCATAGAAGGGCAGTGAGCACAGAGGAAGGTGAGCAGTTTGCCAGGGAGCACGGACTGATATTCATGGAGGCTTCTGCAAAAACGGCTCAAAATGTTGAAGAG GCATTTCTAAGCACAGCTTCGAAAATCTACAAGAAAATCCAGGATGGAGTTATTGACATATCAAATGAG TCTTATGGCATAAAAATTGGACATGTAAGTCAAGCATCTTCATTTGGCGGTAGAGATGGTAGTGCTTCTCAACCAGGCGGCTGCTGCAGCTGA